The genomic window GCATATTATAGCCGAATTCACTTGAAATATGCACTTCAACAGGGATATGAGCAATTTTCTCGAAATATTGTTTTCCGATAAGTCCGGCGTGGGAGCTTGTGCCTGCAGCGATAATATATAGACGGTCTGCTTCATTTAGAGCATGTAAAATCGCTTCATCAATTGCTAACTCTCCATTTACCTCATATGCTTGGATAATTTTGCGTACAACGCTAGGCTGTTCATCCATTTCCTTGAGCATATAGTGTGGGTATGTGCCTTTTTCGATATCACCCATATCTAACTCGGCTGTATAAGGTGCACGTTCAACAATACGCCCATCCAATTTAGAAATTTCTACACGGTGACGGTGAACAATAACGATTTCCTTATCATGTAGCTCGATGAATTGATTCGTTACTTGCAACATCGCCATCGCATCAGAAGTCACAACATTAAAATCCTGCCCAACACCGACAAGCAGTGGTGATTTGTTTTTGGCAACGAAGATTGTCTCGGCATCTTCATTGTCGAGTAGTGCTAAAGCATAAGAGCCGTGTACTAAAGATAATGTTTTACGGAAAGCTTCGACTGTTGATAAGCCTTCTTCTTTTACAAAGAGTTCGATTAGCTGCACTAGTACCTCTGTATCTGTGTCTGATTGCATTTGGATGCCTTTTAAATAAGCCTTTTGCAGTAAATGATAATTTTCGATAACACCATTATGCACAAGTGTAAAACGGCTTGATGCACTTTGGTGCGGGTGTGCATTACGACGATTTGGTACACCGTGCGTCGCCCAGCGTGTATGACCAATACCAATCGTTGAGTCTACATCCTCATCGACAGCTTTACGCAAGTCTGCGATTCGCCCCTTTTCCTTAAATACCGTTACCCCCGCTTCATTGCGAAGTGCAACACCTGCCGAATCATAACCACGATACTCTAGCTTTTCTAATCCTTTTAATAAAATTTCCTTTGCATCTAATAATCCATTATATCCAACAATTCCACACATCGTATGTTTCCTCCAAGTCGTTTCGAGGACAAAACTACGATTTATAATCTAAATATATCCCGCATTAACGGGCAGTAAAATACCCACTTCAAGACGTAAGTGAAAATACGCTAAAGGATAAGTGGACGATCGACTGCCCGTAAAAGCCCGATTGGTTCAACTAACAATCAGTGGAAAAAAGCATCCACTGATTGGGGATTTTTTCTTCATTTGGCAAGAACATCATCTAGCTGTCTGCATCGAAAAACTGAATGAAGAGAAAAGGCAATACGAAATAGACTACAAATCAGCACCTTTTTGTGGACAGCTGTTCTGTTTAACAGGCGTGCCAACGTTTAGGCTTTGTAGTTTTGCTCTCGCTTTTTTATGCCTATTCGCTTGTTTGTACAGAAAATCGCTTTTCTGCTTTTAAAACGAATATGACGACTGGGCATTGTCAATCGGGAGGTATCCGCCGAAATTTCGATAAACCTCCACCTCGTCAACTAAGGATTGATGTCCGCTCTATTTCCTTAGCTCAGGCGCTATAATTATTTTCCTTTATGATTTATAGTGCGCTACTTTTCTCCTCCTTCGTAGCGCATGTAATAAGCTTTTTCATCATACAAAAAATATGACAGTTCGTCAATCATCCACTTTAAGAAATATGCATTTATATCTGTTTATTGTGGCAAATGTCAAGATATTTTAAAAAATCTGTAGACGAAACAACTATCCTCTCGCCTACAGATACTCTATTATAATCCCTTCTCTTGTAAAAGGTTCACGATTTCCCGATTGAACGCTGGTAAATCCTTTGGTGTACGACTTGTGACAAGCTGCTTTTGACAAACGAATACTTCCTCATCATGAAATTTTGCACCCGCATATTCCAAATCTACTTTTATGGATTTGTAGCCTGTCGTATCTCGTCCCTCTAAGGATTTTGCTGTAATTAATAATTGGGGGCCGTGACAAATGGCAAATACCGGCTTCATTTCATCCATAAAATGCTTTGCAAATGTGACAATCCTCTCATCATCACGTAACAAATCTGGTGAAAAGCCTCCGGGAATTAACAGGGCATCAAAGTCTGCTGGGTTTACTTCATCAACACCGTAGTCAATCTTTACCGTTGCCTCGCCTTGTTTACCTGTCACCATTTTATTGCCTTCCTTATCAATATTAATAACTGTATGCCCAGCTGCTTCGAGTGCCTCTTTCGGGCTTGTGTACTCACTGTCTTCAAACTTGTCCGTAATCAATGTTGCTACTTTTGCCATTTCATTACACTCCTTTGAATTTAGTACAGTTGTATACTTCCCCTTTATCATCATATGTAAACGCCTTGAACTAGCAAAAGCGTCCAAAATGCCAACTATGTCCGGCTTTTTGAACGCTTCTTTTTCTATTCCGTTAAACCCATTTCCGCGCGTACAACTTCTGCAATTCTTTCTACATATGTCGTACAGTCGGCCTCTGTCGCAGCCTCGACCATTACACGAACTAGTGGCTCTGTTCCTGAAGGTCGCACCAATACACGACCATTCCCATTCATGTCTGCTTCTACCTCTGCAATAACTGCTGCTACTTTTTCATTTGTAGTAACTGCATGTTTATCCGTTACACGGATATTTACTAGACGTTGCGGGAAAATTGTCATCTCAGCCGCTAGCTCAGATAGGCGCTTACCTGTCATTTTCATAATGTTAACAAGCTGGATAGCTGTTAATAAGCCATCTCCAGTTGTATTAAAATCTAAAAATACAATATGACCAGATTGCTCGCCACCGAAATTATAATCATTTGCGCGCATTTCCTCCACAACATAGCGGTCGCCTACTGCAGTTTGCACGCTTTCCATCATATGCTCACGTAACGCCTTATAAAAGCCCATATTGCTCATTACTGTTGAAACAATTGTGCCCTTCTTTAAACGACCTTTAGCATTCAAATATTTCCCGATAATAAACATAATTTGGTCGCCGTCTACGATATGGCCTTTTTCATCCACTGCGATTAAACGGTCCCCGTCGCCATCAAATGCAAGACCTACATCTGC from Metasolibacillus fluoroglycofenilyticus includes these protein-coding regions:
- a CDS encoding type 1 glutamine amidotransferase domain-containing protein, whose protein sequence is MAKVATLITDKFEDSEYTSPKEALEAAGHTVINIDKEGNKMVTGKQGEATVKIDYGVDEVNPADFDALLIPGGFSPDLLRDDERIVTFAKHFMDEMKPVFAICHGPQLLITAKSLEGRDTTGYKSIKVDLEYAGAKFHDEEVFVCQKQLVTSRTPKDLPAFNREIVNLLQEKGL
- the glmS gene encoding glutamine--fructose-6-phosphate transaminase (isomerizing) is translated as MCGIVGYNGLLDAKEILLKGLEKLEYRGYDSAGVALRNEAGVTVFKEKGRIADLRKAVDEDVDSTIGIGHTRWATHGVPNRRNAHPHQSASSRFTLVHNGVIENYHLLQKAYLKGIQMQSDTDTEVLVQLIELFVKEEGLSTVEAFRKTLSLVHGSYALALLDNEDAETIFVAKNKSPLLVGVGQDFNVVTSDAMAMLQVTNQFIELHDKEIVIVHRHRVEISKLDGRIVERAPYTAELDMGDIEKGTYPHYMLKEMDEQPSVVRKIIQAYEVNGELAIDEAILHALNEADRLYIIAAGTSSHAGLIGKQYFEKIAHIPVEVHISSEFGYNMPLLSKKPLFIFISQSGETADSRQVLVKVKEMGYPALTITNVPGSTLSRESDYTLLLHAGPEIAVASTKAYVAQLAVLAVTAYAAGKARGVTMDFDLKQELAIAATAIDAIVDSKETMEQIAEDYLKIARNAFFIGRGLDFCVSLEGALKLKEISYIQAEGFAGGELKHGTIALIEEGTPVFALVTQEEVALNIRGNVKEVVARGANACIIASAGLEEEGDRLIIPHVHPLLTPLVSVVPLQFISYYAALHRRCDVDKPRNLAKSVTVE